The Emcibacter nanhaiensis genome has a window encoding:
- a CDS encoding RNA pyrophosphohydrolase, translating to MTDKENLPYRPCAGMMLLNRDGRVFVAQRIDQTAEAWQMPQGGIDKGEEPRDAALRELEEEIGTDKVELIAETGDWLTYDLPDHLIGKVWKGRYRGQKMKWFVYLFQGQDRDINLETDHQEFSEWKWIELSELPDMIVPFKRDLYQTLVDRFGSIIQEHTGRSS from the coding sequence ATGACAGACAAAGAAAATCTCCCCTATCGCCCCTGTGCCGGCATGATGCTCCTGAACCGGGACGGCCGGGTTTTTGTGGCCCAGCGCATTGACCAGACCGCCGAAGCCTGGCAGATGCCCCAGGGCGGGATCGACAAGGGCGAAGAGCCCCGAGACGCTGCCCTCAGGGAGCTGGAAGAAGAAATCGGCACCGACAAGGTGGAACTGATTGCCGAAACCGGCGACTGGCTGACCTATGACCTGCCCGACCATCTGATTGGCAAGGTCTGGAAAGGGCGCTACCGGGGCCAGAAGATGAAATGGTTCGTCTATCTGTTCCAGGGACAGGACCGGGATATCAACCTGGAAACCGACCATCAGGAATTCAGTGAATGGAAATGGATTGAACTATCCGAGCTGCCGGATATGATCGTCCCGTTCAAACGGGATCTCTATCAAACGCTGGTCGACCGCTTTGGCAGCATTATACAAGAACATACAGGCAGAAGTTCATGA
- a CDS encoding murein hydrolase activator EnvC family protein, with product MTAGPAVGEVPSKQEQDLQDVQKRIEESTLKAHQYETEAGQIKQEISELSQRMVEVAGNLQDTESRLSEREEKLLDLGQQETELEARLQARTGQMTETLGAMQRLSQQPPELVAFRPDEAVNSLRSASLLKVILPELEGKARAIRQDIGDLQDLRQDIRQEQEGLREELAELSDSQEELNKLLSAREMRHRQLEQATRQERQKLKKFAATAQNLQELIERIEEENRLRENAAREAAKRLEDRPQVETGKETAPAQVASLPSGSSTFTQAKGNIPLPARGTIAVRFGDTTPEGRKSKGITINTRSQATVIAPHDGRVVFSGKFRSYGQLLIISHGDGYHTLLAGMSRLDAVVGQWVLKGEPVGQMASTQLASDGTVTGTLGQKLYLEIRRKGMPINPLPWIIARDRKVLG from the coding sequence GTGACGGCAGGACCGGCAGTCGGTGAGGTCCCCAGCAAACAGGAACAGGACCTTCAGGACGTCCAGAAGAGAATCGAGGAATCCACCCTCAAGGCCCACCAGTATGAAACCGAAGCCGGCCAGATCAAACAGGAGATTTCCGAGCTCAGCCAGCGCATGGTCGAGGTGGCGGGAAACCTGCAGGACACAGAAAGCCGCCTGAGCGAGCGCGAGGAAAAGCTGCTGGACCTGGGACAACAGGAAACGGAACTGGAAGCGCGGCTGCAGGCCCGGACCGGGCAGATGACGGAAACCCTCGGCGCCATGCAGCGCCTGAGCCAGCAACCGCCCGAACTGGTGGCCTTCCGCCCCGACGAGGCCGTCAACAGCCTGCGCAGCGCCAGCCTGCTGAAGGTGATCCTGCCCGAACTGGAAGGCAAGGCCCGGGCGATCCGCCAGGACATTGGCGACCTGCAGGACCTGCGCCAGGACATCCGCCAGGAACAGGAAGGCCTCAGGGAAGAGCTTGCCGAGCTGAGCGACTCGCAGGAAGAACTGAACAAGCTGTTGAGTGCGCGCGAGATGCGTCATCGCCAGCTGGAACAGGCCACCCGGCAAGAACGCCAGAAGCTGAAAAAATTCGCCGCCACGGCTCAAAACCTGCAAGAACTGATTGAGCGGATTGAAGAAGAAAACCGTCTGCGGGAGAACGCCGCCCGCGAAGCCGCCAAACGACTGGAGGACAGGCCGCAGGTTGAAACCGGCAAGGAAACAGCCCCGGCCCAGGTTGCCTCCCTGCCCTCGGGCAGTTCCACTTTTACCCAGGCGAAAGGCAACATTCCGCTGCCGGCCCGCGGCACGATCGCCGTCCGCTTTGGCGATACCACGCCGGAAGGCCGTAAATCAAAAGGAATCACCATCAATACACGGTCCCAGGCCACGGTGATCGCTCCCCATGACGGGCGCGTTGTCTTTTCAGGAAAATTCCGCTCCTACGGGCAACTTCTTATCATTTCCCACGGAGACGGTTATCATACTCTGCTGGCCGGCATGAGCCGGCTTGACGCGGTTGTCGGTCAATGGGTATTAAAAGGTGAACCAGTCGGCCAGATGGCGTCCACTCAGCTGGCGTCTGACGGCACGGTCACCGGAACCCTGGGGCAGAAACTCTATTTGGAGATCCGACGTAAAGGCATGCCTATCAATCCGCTGCCCTGGATCATTGCTCGTGACAGAAAGGTACTTGGCTAA
- a CDS encoding S41 family peptidase produces the protein MKKFAATAVIALSIFGAGMAVNDVSYSANSDTYKQLNLFGDVFERIRSQYVKEVKDEELIEAAINGMLASLDPHSSYLNPKNFEDMQVQTRGEYGGLGLEVTQESGVVKVVSPIDDTPAERAGIKAGDYITHLDGEQVMGLTLNEAVEKMRGEVGEPIVLTVVRKGEKAPLEISITRDVIKIKSVRYRVEDEIGYVRITSFTENTEENLKEALSAIKEELGDNMQGVVLDLRNNPGGLLDQAIAVSDAFLDRGEVVSTRTRNDRSVQRYNARKGDLIGGKSLVVLINGGSASASEIVAGALQDHQRGVVVGTQSFGKGSVQTVIPLGANGAMRLTTAYYFTPSGTSIQGDGITPDVVVEQLRLEDAEAINTRRRSEASLRGHLDNPNADDEEADDEEADVEQDSGDDQDQTSGDAGDEEEEEDLTTAQRDYQLNYAFNLIRGMAIARNYE, from the coding sequence ATGAAAAAGTTTGCTGCAACTGCTGTGATCGCTCTCAGTATTTTTGGCGCCGGCATGGCCGTCAATGATGTGAGCTACAGCGCCAACTCAGATACCTACAAACAGCTCAACCTGTTTGGCGATGTGTTCGAGCGCATCCGGTCGCAATATGTGAAGGAAGTGAAGGACGAGGAACTGATCGAAGCGGCCATCAACGGCATGCTGGCGTCCCTCGACCCCCATTCCAGCTATCTCAACCCGAAGAATTTCGAGGATATGCAGGTCCAGACCCGCGGTGAATACGGCGGACTCGGCCTGGAAGTGACCCAGGAAAGCGGCGTGGTCAAGGTGGTTTCCCCCATTGACGACACCCCGGCCGAACGGGCCGGCATAAAAGCCGGTGACTATATCACTCACCTTGACGGCGAACAGGTCATGGGCCTGACCCTGAACGAAGCCGTGGAAAAAATGCGCGGCGAAGTGGGCGAACCCATTGTCCTGACGGTGGTCCGCAAAGGGGAAAAGGCGCCGCTGGAAATCTCCATTACCCGTGACGTGATCAAAATCAAATCGGTGCGTTACCGGGTCGAGGATGAGATCGGTTATGTCCGCATTACCTCCTTTACCGAAAACACTGAGGAAAACCTGAAAGAAGCCCTGTCCGCCATCAAGGAGGAGCTGGGCGACAATATGCAGGGTGTGGTGCTTGACCTGCGCAACAATCCCGGCGGGCTGCTGGACCAGGCCATTGCCGTCTCCGACGCCTTCCTGGACCGCGGCGAAGTGGTATCGACCCGGACCCGCAACGACCGGTCAGTGCAGCGCTATAACGCCCGCAAGGGTGACCTGATCGGCGGCAAGTCCCTTGTCGTGCTGATCAATGGCGGCTCCGCCTCTGCCTCAGAGATTGTCGCCGGCGCCCTGCAGGACCACCAGCGCGGCGTGGTTGTCGGCACCCAGTCCTTCGGCAAAGGGTCCGTGCAGACCGTTATTCCGCTGGGCGCGAACGGCGCCATGCGCCTGACCACCGCCTATTATTTCACCCCGTCCGGCACCAGCATCCAGGGCGACGGCATTACCCCGGACGTGGTTGTCGAGCAGCTGCGCCTGGAAGATGCCGAGGCGATCAACACCCGCCGGCGCAGTGAAGCGAGCCTGCGGGGTCACCTGGATAACCCGAATGCCGACGACGAAGAAGCCGACGACGAAGAAGCCGATGTCGAACAGGACAGCGGTGACGACCAGGATCAGACCAGCGGCGACGCCGGAGACGAGGAAGAGGAAGAAGACCTGACCACCGCCCAGCGCGATTATCAGCTCAACTATGCCTTCAACCTGATCCGGGGTATGGCCATCGCCAGAAATTACGAGTAA
- a CDS encoding serine hydrolase domain-containing protein has protein sequence MKLCQIDWKTLHRHFRGASFGLALAVTAVPAAAIELMPESLKSQTAGYKAAFTCSATFNGGKTVDMIRHDELSGIQVDYRDYFDKLPDAVISHQEKYVAAWFSNDLPPRYAVWRPGLGCAQLPPGAELSVRGHVPTADLGQPDEGRKRQAWPLGEAVPEIDLASPALKAVINDAFTTDKYGDPKVMSAALVTTPDQLLIERYKDGYTPYTSQRTWSVAKSIAATVIGIAVKQGRLELKAPANIPEWSAPGDPRQQITLENLLHMASGLDSFRAGNRTNFVYFGGGVVTDNATEKLLEAAPGKRWKYANNDTLLAVRSLKATLGDTETMLRYPTEQLFRKIGMNSTVAETDWQGNFILSSQVWSTSRDLARLGILYLNNGVWQGERILPDWWRDFVSTPAPAQPPLTGADGRPRPGYGAQFWLYDSRFPGLPDDVFAMAGNRGQYVMIIPSRNLVIVRRGYDSAGGIRFDIAKFTADILKAIDRK, from the coding sequence ATGAAGCTGTGTCAAATTGACTGGAAAACCCTGCATCGGCACTTTCGGGGGGCGAGCTTCGGCCTTGCCCTGGCTGTGACGGCTGTCCCGGCGGCGGCAATTGAGTTGATGCCGGAAAGCCTGAAATCGCAGACGGCGGGATACAAGGCCGCCTTCACCTGCAGCGCCACCTTTAACGGCGGAAAAACGGTCGATATGATCCGGCATGATGAACTGAGCGGGATCCAGGTGGACTATCGGGACTATTTTGACAAGTTGCCCGATGCCGTTATCAGTCACCAGGAGAAATATGTTGCCGCCTGGTTCAGCAACGACCTGCCGCCACGCTATGCCGTCTGGCGGCCGGGACTGGGCTGTGCCCAGTTGCCGCCGGGGGCGGAGCTGTCCGTGCGCGGGCATGTCCCGACAGCGGACCTTGGGCAGCCGGACGAGGGCCGGAAACGACAGGCCTGGCCGCTGGGGGAGGCGGTGCCGGAAATTGACCTCGCTTCGCCGGCCCTGAAGGCGGTGATCAATGATGCCTTCACCACTGACAAATATGGGGATCCGAAGGTCATGAGCGCGGCGCTGGTGACGACGCCGGATCAATTGTTGATCGAGCGGTACAAGGACGGCTATACGCCCTATACCTCGCAGCGGACCTGGTCGGTGGCCAAGAGCATCGCCGCAACCGTGATCGGCATCGCCGTCAAGCAGGGGCGTCTGGAGCTGAAAGCCCCGGCAAATATCCCCGAGTGGTCGGCGCCCGGCGATCCCCGTCAGCAAATCACCCTGGAGAATCTGTTGCATATGGCCAGCGGCCTCGACAGCTTCCGGGCCGGCAACCGGACCAATTTTGTTTATTTCGGTGGCGGTGTGGTCACCGACAATGCCACCGAAAAACTGCTGGAGGCCGCCCCGGGCAAACGCTGGAAGTACGCCAACAATGACACTTTGCTGGCGGTGCGGTCCCTCAAGGCGACGCTGGGCGATACGGAAACCATGTTGCGCTATCCCACCGAACAGCTGTTCCGCAAGATCGGCATGAACAGCACCGTGGCTGAAACCGACTGGCAGGGTAATTTCATCCTGTCCAGCCAGGTCTGGAGCACGTCGCGGGACCTGGCCCGGCTCGGCATTCTCTACCTGAACAACGGCGTCTGGCAGGGGGAAAGAATATTGCCGGACTGGTGGCGGGACTTTGTCAGTACCCCGGCCCCGGCTCAGCCGCCGCTCACAGGGGCGGACGGCCGGCCGCGTCCCGGGTATGGGGCGCAGTTCTGGCTGTATGACAGCCGGTTCCCGGGATTGCCGGATGACGTGTTTGCCATGGCCGGCAACAGGGGACAATATGTGATGATCATTCCGTCCCGCAACCTGGTGATTGTCCGGCGCGGCTATGACAGTGCCGGCGGGATCCGTTTCGACATTGCCAAATTCACCGCCGATATCCTGAAAGCCATTGACCGGAAATAA
- the rsfS gene encoding ribosome silencing factor translates to MPTSQESKNIPSSSEPSSTVSLKELILSALEDKKAEEITEISLHGKSSIADSMIIASGRSSRQVASLADHVIQTVKDNGFGSCKVEGLEKADWVLIDAGDVIVHLFRPEVRAFYNLEKMWMPDFTPDKANHPEMAPEA, encoded by the coding sequence GTGCCCACATCCCAGGAGTCAAAGAACATTCCAAGTTCTTCGGAACCGTCCAGTACGGTAAGTCTCAAGGAACTTATCCTCAGTGCCCTTGAAGACAAAAAGGCAGAAGAAATCACCGAAATCAGCCTTCACGGCAAATCCAGCATTGCCGATTCGATGATCATCGCATCCGGTCGTTCCAGCCGCCAGGTGGCGTCATTGGCCGACCATGTGATCCAGACGGTCAAGGACAACGGCTTTGGCAGCTGCAAGGTGGAAGGCCTTGAAAAAGCTGACTGGGTCCTGATTGACGCCGGTGATGTCATTGTCCACCTGTTCCGCCCGGAAGTCCGCGCATTCTACAATCTGGAAAAAATGTGGATGCCCGACTTCACCCCGGACAAGGCCAACCATCCCGAAATGGCGCCTGAGGCCTAG
- the rlmH gene encoding 23S rRNA (pseudouridine(1915)-N(3))-methyltransferase RlmH, which produces MQIRIIAVGRLKKGPELDLIETFVKRTPWPVSVTEVEEKRPIKGAERMAREADLLLAAIPDDAYVIALDERGKDMRSPQFAEILERLQDDGRQCVTFVIGGAEGYGPGVKERADRLLSFGKMTWPHMMVRLMLTEQIYRASTILAGHPYHKD; this is translated from the coding sequence ATGCAAATCCGGATTATCGCCGTCGGGCGCCTGAAAAAGGGTCCTGAACTCGACCTCATTGAAACTTTTGTCAAACGCACGCCCTGGCCGGTTTCCGTCACTGAAGTGGAGGAAAAACGGCCGATCAAGGGCGCGGAACGCATGGCCAGGGAAGCCGATCTTCTGCTGGCGGCCATCCCCGACGATGCCTATGTGATTGCCCTGGATGAGCGCGGCAAGGATATGCGCAGCCCCCAGTTTGCAGAAATTCTTGAGCGATTGCAGGATGATGGCCGGCAATGCGTCACCTTTGTCATTGGCGGCGCCGAAGGTTATGGCCCGGGGGTCAAGGAACGGGCCGACCGCCTGCTGTCTTTCGGTAAAATGACCTGGCCGCACATGATGGTGCGCCTGATGCTGACGGAACAGATTTACCGGGCCTCCACCATCCTTGCCGGGCACCCCTATCACAAGGACTGA
- a CDS encoding nicotinate-nucleotide adenylyltransferase, whose amino-acid sequence MVKPAPENKLSGKFPLLPGRNKWRGMTIGLLGGSFNPAHAAHREISLAALKRLRLDHVWWLVSPQNPLKGTGDMASLADRVAKAREVAAHPHITVMDLEKRMRTNYTADTLRILVERFPDVRFVWLMGADNLGQFDKWQKWEQIAELVPFAIFDRPGYSMMANASKTAQRFHRQRLSETQAPLLPGMKPPAWVFCHGRKNPLSATAIREKSLYSERL is encoded by the coding sequence ATGGTCAAACCCGCCCCTGAAAACAAACTATCCGGCAAATTCCCGCTGCTGCCCGGCAGGAACAAATGGCGCGGCATGACCATCGGTCTGCTGGGCGGCTCCTTTAATCCGGCCCATGCGGCCCATCGGGAGATCAGCCTGGCCGCCCTGAAACGGTTGCGTCTGGACCATGTCTGGTGGCTGGTGTCGCCGCAGAATCCGCTCAAGGGTACCGGCGATATGGCGAGCCTGGCTGACCGGGTCGCCAAAGCCCGCGAGGTGGCGGCCCATCCGCACATCACGGTCATGGACCTGGAAAAGCGGATGCGAACAAATTACACCGCCGATACGCTGCGCATTCTTGTGGAGCGCTTTCCGGACGTCCGTTTTGTCTGGCTGATGGGGGCCGACAACCTGGGCCAGTTCGATAAATGGCAGAAGTGGGAACAGATCGCCGAACTGGTTCCATTTGCGATTTTTGATCGTCCCGGTTATTCTATGATGGCGAATGCCAGCAAAACGGCGCAAAGATTTCACCGGCAACGGTTGAGCGAAACACAGGCTCCGCTGTTGCCGGGAATGAAACCGCCGGCATGGGTTTTCTGCCACGGCAGGAAAAATCCTTTGTCAGCAACTGCAATACGTGAAAAATCGTTATATTCCGAGAGGTTATAG
- the gpmI gene encoding 2,3-bisphosphoglycerate-independent phosphoglycerate mutase, which yields MTSKALHATKPVVLCILDGWGYRDDSENNAIALAPTPNYDRFLEECPRGFLETSGLAVGLPEGQMGNSEVGHMNLGGGRVVMQDLPRIDSCIAEGKLGEVDNLRKLIAALKDSGGTCHLMGLLSPGGVHSHQDHMVALAKECAKAGVPVAIHAFLDGRDVPPKSALGFIEKFEKDIAGLDNVAIATVSGRYYAMDRDKRWDRVKLAYDAMAEAKGEKYDSARTVIGASYNDDKTDEFVLPAVVGDYAGMKDGDGLLMANFRADRAREILTCFVDPHFDGFTRDRLITFAAQTGMVEYSAALNEYMTALFPAEEILDTLGEIVSRSGKTQLRIAETEKYAHVTFFFNGGSEEVYAGEDRILIPSPDVATYDLQPEMSAPEVTDNLVEAITSKKYDLIVVNFANPDMVGHTGVMEAALKAVETIDTSLGRLRDALELAGGTMLVTADHGNIELMKDPVTDQPHTAHTTNLVPFLLVNAPAAAADLPQGEALALENGKLADVAPTVLDLMGLDQPAAMTGHSLLKVVAAGERQGNGLQQQENRATA from the coding sequence ATGACCAGCAAAGCCCTTCATGCCACCAAACCGGTTGTCCTGTGTATTCTGGACGGCTGGGGCTACCGTGACGACAGCGAAAACAACGCCATCGCCCTGGCTCCGACCCCCAATTACGACCGGTTCCTGGAAGAATGCCCGCGCGGTTTTCTGGAAACCTCCGGCCTGGCGGTCGGCCTGCCGGAAGGCCAGATGGGCAATTCCGAAGTCGGCCATATGAACCTGGGCGGCGGCCGCGTGGTCATGCAGGACCTGCCCCGCATTGACAGCTGCATCGCCGAGGGCAAACTGGGCGAGGTGGACAACCTGAGGAAACTGATTGCGGCCCTGAAAGACAGCGGCGGCACCTGCCATCTGATGGGGCTGTTGTCCCCGGGCGGAGTGCACAGCCATCAGGACCATATGGTTGCGCTGGCAAAGGAATGCGCCAAGGCGGGCGTCCCGGTCGCCATCCACGCCTTCCTCGACGGCCGCGATGTGCCGCCGAAAAGCGCCCTCGGGTTTATTGAAAAATTTGAAAAAGACATCGCCGGTCTCGACAATGTGGCCATCGCCACCGTTTCCGGCCGCTATTACGCCATGGACCGGGACAAACGCTGGGACCGGGTTAAACTGGCTTACGACGCCATGGCCGAGGCCAAAGGCGAAAAGTATGACAGCGCCCGCACCGTGATCGGGGCCAGCTACAACGACGACAAGACCGATGAATTCGTGCTGCCGGCTGTGGTTGGCGACTATGCCGGCATGAAGGACGGCGACGGCCTGCTGATGGCCAACTTCCGCGCCGACCGGGCCCGGGAAATCCTGACCTGCTTTGTGGATCCGCATTTTGACGGCTTCACCCGGGACCGGCTGATCACATTCGCCGCCCAGACAGGGATGGTGGAATATTCCGCCGCCCTCAACGAATATATGACCGCCCTGTTCCCGGCCGAGGAAATCCTCGACACCCTGGGTGAGATTGTCTCCCGCAGCGGCAAAACCCAGCTGCGCATTGCCGAAACGGAAAAATACGCCCATGTGACCTTTTTCTTCAACGGCGGCAGCGAGGAAGTCTATGCCGGCGAAGACCGGATCCTGATCCCGTCCCCGGATGTGGCCACCTATGATCTGCAGCCGGAAATGTCGGCGCCGGAAGTGACGGACAATCTGGTCGAGGCCATTACCTCGAAGAAATACGACCTGATCGTGGTCAATTTCGCCAACCCGGACATGGTCGGCCATACCGGCGTCATGGAGGCCGCCCTCAAGGCGGTTGAAACCATCGATACCAGCCTCGGCCGTCTGCGCGACGCCCTGGAACTGGCCGGCGGCACCATGCTGGTGACGGCCGATCACGGCAACATCGAACTGATGAAGGACCCGGTGACGGACCAGCCGCATACGGCCCACACCACAAACCTGGTGCCGTTCCTGCTGGTCAATGCCCCGGCCGCCGCCGCCGACCTGCCGCAAGGCGAGGCGCTGGCCCTGGAGAATGGCAAACTGGCCGATGTGGCCCCGACCGTGCTCGACCTGATGGGACTGGATCAGCCGGCCGCCATGACCGGCCATTCCCTGCTCAAGGTGGTGGCCGCCGGCGAGCGACAGGGCAACGGGCTGCAACAACAGGAGAACCGGGCTACTGCGTAA
- a CDS encoding divergent polysaccharide deacetylase family protein: protein MTRRRTISPLVAAWVLVLVCFGGLFLWLSLTADEPDKQKVAEQRDEAAPDKKAASESIIVLSDPEDSLSFADQETTSEEEPQEQAADAGAEPEPEPDRAEEQIPYTKFIRLKEVPNPGLVVEGKDGPLPVLGPDGLVAWQEYARPHEDLSIAPRIAIVVKAVGMNAEYSERAIKELPGEMDIAITPYGRNLQDWVDMGREYGHEALLLVPMEPLNYPENDPGPHTLMAGYSARDNMNRLMWVLSRITGYVGVLNEMGSKFTASENAVHPVLEELHRRGLMFVDSRSSRYSVAAKYARRIGMPRALNNRYIDNVVSEEEIQTRLKELESTAKTYGAALGIARAFPLTIEQLDAWARTLPAKGIQLVPVTAIANRQPIR, encoded by the coding sequence ATGACGCGCAGACGCACCATCAGTCCGCTGGTGGCGGCCTGGGTCCTTGTGCTTGTTTGCTTCGGCGGCCTGTTTCTCTGGCTGTCCCTGACGGCTGACGAGCCCGACAAACAGAAGGTTGCGGAACAGCGCGACGAGGCCGCACCGGACAAGAAGGCTGCCTCGGAAAGCATTATCGTTTTGTCCGACCCTGAGGACAGTCTTTCCTTTGCCGACCAGGAAACAACATCCGAAGAAGAGCCGCAGGAACAGGCGGCAGACGCGGGGGCTGAGCCGGAACCGGAACCTGACCGGGCCGAAGAGCAAATTCCCTATACCAAGTTCATACGCCTGAAAGAGGTGCCAAACCCGGGCCTTGTGGTCGAGGGCAAGGACGGCCCGCTGCCGGTGCTGGGACCGGACGGGCTGGTGGCCTGGCAGGAATACGCCCGTCCCCATGAAGACCTGAGCATCGCACCGCGCATTGCCATCGTGGTCAAGGCTGTCGGCATGAACGCCGAATATAGCGAACGGGCGATCAAGGAACTGCCCGGTGAAATGGATATTGCCATCACCCCCTATGGCCGCAATCTGCAGGACTGGGTGGATATGGGCCGGGAATATGGTCACGAGGCCCTGCTTCTGGTGCCCATGGAACCGCTGAATTATCCGGAAAATGACCCCGGACCGCATACCCTGATGGCCGGATATTCCGCGCGCGACAATATGAACCGCCTGATGTGGGTATTGTCCCGGATAACCGGCTATGTGGGTGTGCTGAACGAAATGGGGTCAAAATTTACCGCCTCGGAGAATGCCGTTCATCCCGTTCTCGAGGAACTGCACCGGCGCGGCCTGATGTTCGTGGACTCCCGCTCCAGCCGCTACAGCGTTGCCGCCAAATATGCCCGCAGGATCGGCATGCCCCGCGCCCTCAACAACCGCTATATCGACAATGTGGTCAGTGAAGAAGAAATCCAGACCCGCCTCAAGGAACTGGAAAGTACCGCAAAAACCTATGGCGCCGCCCTGGGCATTGCCCGCGCCTTCCCGCTGACCATCGAACAGCTCGACGCTTGGGCCAGGACCCTGCCGGCCAAGGGTATTCAGCTGGTGCCGGTCACGGCCATCGCCAACCGCCAGCCAATCCGGTAA
- a CDS encoding ketopantoate reductase family protein has protein sequence MRILVLGAGAIGGYFGGLLLHSGADVTFLVRRRRRNLLKKNGLVIHTPDQDYDIAVADHLVEQVDEPYDLVILSCKAYDLEEAIKAITPAVGPDTHVLPLLNGLRHYDVLDETFGAEKILGGLAKNICTMQKDGSIRSWSRPGNVTFGPRSEEQLDFCRQLEELLLRAPISVTHSSHITSALWDKFCLITVLGAINCLLRGSIGDIMATRNGRDIALAIIDECAGTAKAAGYPLSEASLDYLQSSMTREGSDYTSSMFRDMELGKSVEADQLVGDMLIRAEDAGLSTPFLKAAYCTLQTYMLRREKS, from the coding sequence ATGAGAATTCTTGTTCTGGGCGCGGGGGCAATCGGAGGATATTTCGGAGGCCTGTTGCTGCACAGCGGCGCAGACGTGACCTTTCTGGTGCGCCGCCGGCGACGCAACCTGCTGAAAAAGAACGGGCTTGTCATTCACACCCCGGACCAGGACTATGACATTGCCGTGGCCGACCATCTGGTGGAACAGGTGGATGAGCCTTACGATCTGGTGATCCTGAGCTGCAAGGCCTATGACCTGGAGGAGGCGATCAAGGCCATCACCCCGGCCGTCGGGCCGGACACCCATGTCCTGCCGTTGCTCAACGGCCTCCGGCATTATGACGTGCTGGATGAGACCTTCGGCGCGGAGAAAATCCTCGGCGGGCTTGCCAAAAATATCTGCACCATGCAGAAGGACGGCAGCATCCGGTCCTGGTCCCGGCCCGGCAATGTCACGTTCGGTCCACGCTCGGAAGAACAATTAGACTTCTGCCGCCAGCTGGAAGAACTGCTGCTCCGGGCGCCGATCAGCGTGACTCATTCCAGTCACATCACCTCGGCCCTGTGGGACAAATTCTGCCTGATCACGGTGCTGGGCGCCATCAACTGCCTTTTGCGCGGCAGCATCGGCGATATCATGGCCACCCGCAACGGACGCGATATCGCCCTTGCCATCATTGACGAATGCGCCGGCACAGCGAAAGCAGCCGGTTATCCCCTGTCCGAGGCCTCCCTTGACTATCTGCAGAGCTCCATGACCCGCGAGGGGTCGGACTATACGTCTTCCATGTTCCGGGATATGGAGCTGGGCAAGTCGGTGGAGGCGGACCAGCTGGTCGGTGACATGCTGATCCGGGCCGAGGACGCCGGGCTGTCCACCCCCTTCCTCAAAGCCGCCTACTGTACCCTGCAGACCTATATGTTGCGCCGGGAAAAGAGCTGA